The following are from one region of the Stanieria cyanosphaera PCC 7437 genome:
- the cysH gene encoding phosphoadenosine phosphosulfate reductase, producing MTSITIEQPQLDLVTINQQLANADATELIKWANQTFSDRLVMSTSFGIQAAVMLHLVTQVIPDIPVIWVDTGYLPAETYKFAEELTTRLNLNLKVYQSSISPARMEALYGKLWEQNDVEAFNRYDYLRKVEPMQRALTELNAAAWLAGLRREQTKHRQHLAPISQQENRYKIYPILDWHSRDIYQYLTTHDLPYHPYFDLGYVTVGDWHSSRPLTTDDSHERDTRFRGLKQECGLHLPQTPGELESLDSSNL from the coding sequence TTTAGTTACCATTAATCAACAATTAGCCAACGCAGACGCAACAGAATTGATCAAATGGGCAAATCAGACTTTTAGCGATCGCTTGGTAATGAGTACCAGTTTTGGTATTCAAGCAGCAGTAATGTTACATCTCGTCACTCAAGTTATTCCTGATATTCCCGTTATTTGGGTAGATACCGGTTATTTACCTGCTGAAACTTACAAATTTGCTGAAGAATTAACTACTAGATTAAACCTTAATCTCAAAGTATATCAATCTTCTATTAGTCCTGCTCGCATGGAAGCATTATACGGAAAACTTTGGGAACAAAACGATGTTGAAGCTTTCAATCGCTATGATTATCTACGTAAAGTAGAACCAATGCAAAGAGCCTTAACAGAATTAAATGCAGCAGCTTGGTTAGCTGGATTACGTCGAGAGCAAACTAAACATCGTCAACACTTAGCTCCTATCAGTCAACAGGAAAATCGCTACAAAATTTATCCAATTTTAGACTGGCATTCTCGCGATATTTATCAATACCTCACCACTCACGATTTACCTTATCATCCTTATTTTGACCTAGGCTACGTAACAGTAGGTGATTGGCATTCTAGTCGTCCTTTAACAACAGATGATTCTCACGAACGTGATACTCGTTTTCGTGGACTTAAACAAGAATGCGGTTTACATCTACCTCAAACTCCTGGAGAATTAGAAAGTCTTGATTCGAGTAATCTCTAA
- a CDS encoding slr1659 superfamily regulator gives MEIKTEDYCVSYDPLTTAIFCQGSLRLNGTEEYSPILQLLYDVVEKEPTELTLDLKNLKFLNSSGISMLSKFVIEVRKKRNIQMNVIGSKEITWQSKSLKNLQRLMPSLKLELN, from the coding sequence ATGGAAATTAAAACCGAAGACTATTGCGTAAGTTATGATCCTCTGACTACTGCCATTTTTTGTCAAGGATCACTTAGACTTAATGGAACGGAGGAGTATTCTCCTATTTTGCAGTTGCTTTACGATGTAGTTGAAAAAGAACCAACAGAACTTACTCTAGATCTAAAAAATTTAAAATTTCTCAATAGTTCGGGAATTAGTATGCTCTCGAAATTTGTAATTGAAGTACGTAAAAAAAGAAATATTCAAATGAATGTAATTGGTTCAAAAGAAATTACCTGGCAAAGTAAATCTTTAAAAAATTTACAGAGATTAATGCCTTCTCTTAAACTCGAATTAAACTAA
- a CDS encoding DUF6272 family protein, whose translation MDQVFGDFLENLPSSQEYLIVSFSPSSVSLQQRWRNNGLSADFLADYLSSFLACNDQESDSLIKQVEAKDAISYIANELLENAMKYTNQLSSAPISIRICLIEQKIIFQITNSIHCQAVIKFQKYIKELLSFDPYELYLRKLEDNNTEENAAVSGLGFLTMVNDYGAKLGWKFDSFDEQSEEMTVTTMVQLAM comes from the coding sequence ATGGATCAGGTATTTGGAGATTTTCTGGAAAATTTACCTTCAAGTCAAGAATATTTAATAGTAAGTTTTTCTCCTAGTTCTGTATCGTTACAACAAAGATGGCGCAATAACGGTTTATCTGCTGATTTTTTAGCAGATTATCTCAGTAGTTTTCTGGCTTGTAATGACCAAGAGTCTGATTCTTTAATCAAACAAGTGGAAGCTAAGGATGCTATTAGTTATATTGCTAATGAGTTGTTAGAAAATGCCATGAAATATACTAATCAGTTATCTTCAGCACCTATTAGTATCCGAATTTGTTTAATTGAGCAGAAAATTATTTTTCAAATTACTAATAGTATTCATTGTCAAGCGGTTATTAAGTTTCAAAAATACATCAAAGAGTTGCTTTCTTTTGATCCTTATGAATTATATCTTCGTAAGTTAGAAGATAACAATACAGAGGAAAATGCAGCAGTATCTGGTTTAGGATTTTTAACGATGGTAAATGATTATGGTGCAAAGTTGGGCTGGAAATTTGATAGCTTTGATGAGCAATCTGAAGAAATGACAGTAACTACGATGGTGCAATTGGCAATGTAA